A region from the Sulfurivermis fontis genome encodes:
- a CDS encoding class 1 fructose-bisphosphatase, with the protein MHNHRTTITQFIIEEQRHIPGATGDFTSLLNDVVTACKVISNLVNHGALVGVLGAAGTENVQGEDQKKLDVISNEVFLKTNEWAGHLAAMASEEMEEVYQIPSQYPRGKYLMTFDPLDGSSNIDVNVSVGTIFSILRCKGNCVNPTAEDFLQRGTEQVCAGYALYGPSTMMVLTTGRGVNGFTLDQNIGEFVLTHPNMTIPADTKEFAINASNMRFWETPVKRYVDECLAGKEGPRGKDFNMRWIASMVAEVHRILTRGGVFMYPLDSKMKEKGTEGKLRLMYEANPMAFIVEQAGGAAITGQHRILDIQPSHLHQRVPVILGSKNEVELIAKYHQEMQ; encoded by the coding sequence ATGCACAACCACCGCACTACCATTACACAATTTATCATCGAGGAACAGCGCCACATCCCCGGCGCCACCGGCGACTTCACCTCCCTGCTCAATGACGTCGTCACCGCCTGCAAGGTAATCTCCAATCTGGTCAACCACGGCGCCCTGGTCGGCGTACTGGGCGCCGCCGGCACCGAGAATGTGCAGGGCGAGGATCAGAAGAAGCTGGACGTTATTTCCAACGAGGTGTTCCTCAAGACCAACGAGTGGGCCGGCCATCTGGCCGCCATGGCCTCGGAGGAGATGGAAGAGGTCTACCAGATCCCCAGCCAGTACCCGCGCGGCAAATATCTGATGACCTTTGACCCGCTGGACGGCTCGTCCAACATCGACGTCAACGTCTCCGTGGGCACCATCTTCTCCATCCTGCGCTGCAAGGGTAATTGCGTGAACCCGACGGCCGAGGATTTCCTACAGCGCGGCACCGAGCAGGTCTGCGCCGGCTACGCCCTGTACGGCCCGTCCACCATGATGGTGCTGACCACCGGCCGCGGCGTGAACGGCTTCACCCTGGACCAGAATATCGGTGAGTTTGTCCTCACTCACCCCAACATGACCATTCCGGCCGACACCAAGGAGTTCGCCATCAACGCCTCCAACATGCGTTTCTGGGAAACCCCAGTGAAGCGTTACGTGGACGAGTGCCTGGCCGGCAAGGAAGGTCCGCGCGGCAAGGATTTCAACATGCGCTGGATTGCCTCCATGGTGGCCGAGGTGCACCGCATCCTGACTCGCGGTGGTGTATTCATGTATCCGCTGGACAGCAAGATGAAGGAGAAGGGCACCGAGGGTAAACTGCGCCTGATGTACGAGGCCAACCCCATGGCCTTCATCGTAGAGCAGGCCGGCGGCGCGGCCATCACCGGCCAGCACCGCATCCTCGACATCCAGCCGAGCCACCTGCACCAGCGTGTTCCGGTGATCCTCGGCTCGAAGAACGAAGTGGAGCTCATCGCCAAGTATCACCAGGAAATGCAGTAG
- a CDS encoding lysophospholipid acyltransferase family protein, which yields MMLWLRSLLFYVGMIGGLVVLLPFMPLVFPFSYRTRYWVMTRWGQFVIWWLALTCNLRYRVSGREHIPTGPAIILSKHQSAWETLALQRIFPPQTWVLKRSLLFIPIFGWGLALLEAIGIDRRAGRKALQQVVEQGTDRLRRGIWVVIFPEGTRTAPGVRGKYNIGGAMLAKKSGYPIVPVAHNAGEFWRRNSVLKYPGTIDVVVGPVIDPQGKDTGEINAMVENWIEDTMTRISTLPAPAGSVISP from the coding sequence ATGATGCTCTGGCTGCGCTCCCTGCTGTTTTACGTCGGTATGATCGGCGGGCTGGTGGTGTTGCTGCCTTTCATGCCGTTGGTGTTTCCGTTTTCCTACCGCACCCGCTATTGGGTGATGACCCGCTGGGGCCAGTTCGTAATCTGGTGGCTGGCGCTGACCTGCAATCTGCGCTACCGGGTGAGCGGACGGGAACACATTCCCACCGGACCGGCCATCATTCTGTCCAAACACCAATCGGCCTGGGAGACCCTGGCCTTGCAGCGTATCTTTCCGCCACAGACTTGGGTACTGAAGCGCTCACTGCTTTTCATTCCTATCTTCGGCTGGGGACTGGCTCTGCTCGAAGCCATTGGTATCGATCGTCGTGCCGGGCGCAAGGCCCTGCAACAAGTGGTCGAGCAGGGCACTGATCGCCTGCGCAGGGGGATTTGGGTGGTGATCTTCCCCGAGGGCACACGTACGGCGCCGGGTGTCCGGGGCAAATACAACATCGGCGGCGCCATGCTGGCGAAGAAAAGCGGCTATCCCATCGTGCCTGTGGCACACAATGCCGGCGAGTTCTGGCGCCGCAACAGCGTCCTGAAATATCCCGGCACCATCGACGTGGTCGTCGGCCCGGTCATCGATCCGCAGGGCAAGGACACCGGCGAAATCAATGCCATGGTGGAAAACTGGATTGAGGATACCATGACCCGTATTTCCACCCTCCCGGCACCCGCTGGTTCGGTCATCAGTCCGTGA
- the gmhB gene encoding D-glycero-beta-D-manno-heptose 1,7-bisphosphate 7-phosphatase — protein MLKLIVLDRDGVINEDSDDYIKSPEEFIPIPGSLEAIARLTQAGWRVVVATNQSGVARGYYDLTTLQRIHDKLHRLLAPLGGQIEAIFYCPHGPDDQCDCRKPKPGLFRDIGARLQVSLQGVPAIGDSLRDLEAAQAVGAQPILVRTGKGERTLAKGKGLDGIPVYADLAAAVDALLQ, from the coding sequence ATGCTCAAGCTGATCGTCCTCGACCGCGACGGTGTCATCAACGAAGACTCCGACGACTACATCAAGTCGCCGGAAGAGTTCATTCCTATCCCCGGCAGCCTGGAGGCCATCGCCCGCCTGACCCAGGCCGGCTGGCGGGTAGTGGTGGCGACCAATCAGTCGGGGGTGGCACGGGGCTACTACGACCTCACCACCCTGCAGCGCATCCATGACAAATTACACCGTCTGTTGGCTCCGCTCGGCGGCCAGATCGAGGCCATCTTCTATTGCCCCCATGGTCCTGACGATCAGTGCGATTGCCGCAAGCCCAAGCCCGGGCTGTTTCGTGACATCGGGGCGCGTCTGCAAGTATCGCTGCAAGGCGTGCCGGCCATTGGCGATTCCCTGCGCGACCTTGAGGCCGCGCAAGCTGTAGGAGCCCAGCCCATCCTGGTGCGTACTGGTAAGGGGGAGCGCACCCTGGCGAAGGGCAAGGGACTCGACGGCATACCGGTGTATGCGGATCTGGCCGCCGCCGTGGACGCGCTGCTGCAATGA
- a CDS encoding MazG nucleotide pyrophosphohydrolase domain-containing protein, which yields MTERNADSYTAMLEAVQAFHHKHDFKNRGGEELTYRMALMAEELGEIGAAITKGKPKEQLAEEVADLFILLIGTAIAADFDLKRAFWQKMDKIMQRKSRMVNGRVRVSEFRD from the coding sequence ATGACTGAACGCAATGCCGATTCCTACACCGCCATGCTGGAGGCCGTCCAGGCCTTTCACCACAAGCACGACTTCAAGAACCGCGGCGGCGAGGAGTTGACCTATCGCATGGCGCTGATGGCCGAGGAGCTGGGCGAGATCGGTGCCGCCATCACCAAGGGCAAACCCAAGGAGCAACTGGCCGAAGAGGTGGCCGATCTGTTCATCCTGCTCATCGGCACCGCCATCGCCGCCGACTTCGATCTGAAACGAGCGTTCTGGCAGAAGATGGACAAGATCATGCAGCGTAAGTCACGCATGGTGAACGGCCGCGTCCGCGTCTCGGAGTTCCGCGACTGA
- the glyS gene encoding glycine--tRNA ligase subunit beta, translating to MSTFKDFLVEIGTEELPPKALRRLMIAFGEGVKEGLAKADLVRGEVHFYATPRRLAVLVKDLAVAQPDKEVERRGPALTAAFDGEGNPTQAARGFAASCGVEVDQLDHLKTDKGAWLVHRTRLQGRPTAELLPEIVQASLDKLPIPKRMRWGSLDAEFVRPVHWVVMLFGTDVIDCEILATRSGRETRGHRFMSPGKLYLGEPAAYAPLLETEGKVVADFEARREAVRAQVLEAAAAVNGEALIDEDLLDEVAGLVEWPVAVTGKFEERFLEVPAEALISTMKGNQKYFPVQDKDGKLLPYFITLSNIESHDVRHVREGNERVVRPRLTDADFFWNQDRKQKLAARSAALRSVVFQNKLGTLADKSARVAKLAAAVAYHIGGDAKLATRAGELSKCDLLTNMVGEFPELQGIMGRYYAAHDGEDAEVAAALDEQYMPRFAGDRLPETRTGQALAIADRIDTLVGIFGIGQPPTGDKDPFALRRAALGVLRTIIENNLDLDLQTLLRTAYDNYGSNGIKLAADTVNQVLEFMLERLRAYYADSGVAHDTFDAVLAQRPTQPRDFDARVRAVTTFRKLPEAEALAAANKRIANILRQAGGEITAGIDKARLLDTAEKALADQVEAMAGKVAPLFVQRNYTEALCQLAGLRGAVDAFFDQVMVMAEDETVRNNRLALLKRLSDLFLQAADLSRLQG from the coding sequence ATGAGCACGTTCAAGGATTTTCTCGTCGAGATCGGTACCGAAGAGCTGCCGCCCAAGGCCCTCAGGCGCCTGATGATCGCCTTTGGCGAGGGGGTGAAGGAAGGGCTGGCCAAGGCCGATCTGGTGCGCGGCGAGGTACATTTCTACGCCACCCCGCGCCGTCTGGCGGTACTGGTCAAGGACCTGGCCGTGGCCCAACCCGACAAGGAAGTGGAGCGCCGCGGCCCGGCGCTGACCGCCGCCTTCGACGGCGAGGGCAACCCGACCCAGGCCGCCAGGGGCTTCGCGGCCTCCTGCGGCGTGGAGGTCGATCAGCTCGACCACCTCAAGACCGACAAGGGCGCCTGGCTGGTGCATCGCACACGGCTGCAAGGCCGCCCCACCGCCGAACTGCTGCCGGAGATCGTGCAGGCCTCCCTCGACAAGCTGCCGATCCCCAAACGCATGCGCTGGGGCAGCCTGGACGCGGAGTTCGTGCGTCCGGTGCACTGGGTGGTGATGCTGTTCGGTACCGACGTCATCGACTGCGAGATCCTCGCCACCCGCAGCGGGCGTGAAACCCGCGGTCACCGTTTCATGAGCCCGGGCAAGCTGTACCTGGGCGAACCCGCGGCCTACGCCCCGCTGCTGGAAACCGAGGGCAAGGTGGTGGCCGATTTCGAGGCGCGCCGCGAGGCGGTGCGGGCACAGGTACTGGAGGCCGCCGCCGCTGTGAACGGCGAGGCCCTCATCGACGAGGACCTGCTGGATGAAGTGGCCGGCCTGGTGGAATGGCCGGTGGCCGTCACCGGCAAGTTCGAGGAGCGCTTCCTGGAGGTACCGGCCGAGGCGCTGATCTCCACCATGAAGGGCAATCAGAAGTACTTCCCGGTACAGGACAAGGACGGCAAGCTGCTGCCTTATTTCATCACCCTGAGCAACATCGAAAGCCACGATGTGCGCCACGTGCGCGAGGGCAACGAGCGCGTAGTCAGGCCACGCCTCACCGACGCCGATTTCTTCTGGAACCAGGACCGCAAGCAGAAACTGGCCGCCCGCAGTGCGGCGCTTCGGAGCGTAGTGTTCCAGAACAAGCTGGGCACCCTGGCCGACAAGAGCGCGCGCGTCGCCAAACTGGCCGCCGCCGTGGCCTATCACATCGGCGGCGATGCCAAACTGGCGACCCGTGCCGGCGAACTGTCCAAATGCGACCTGCTCACCAACATGGTGGGTGAATTCCCGGAATTGCAGGGCATCATGGGGCGCTATTATGCCGCCCATGACGGCGAAGACGCCGAAGTGGCCGCAGCACTGGACGAGCAGTACATGCCACGCTTCGCCGGCGACCGGCTGCCCGAGACGCGCACCGGCCAGGCCCTTGCCATTGCCGATCGCATCGATACCCTGGTGGGCATCTTCGGTATCGGCCAGCCGCCTACCGGCGACAAGGACCCCTTTGCCCTACGCCGCGCCGCGCTCGGCGTGCTGCGTACCATCATCGAGAACAATCTCGATCTGGATCTGCAGACCTTGTTACGGACGGCTTATGACAACTACGGCAGCAATGGCATCAAGCTCGCCGCCGACACGGTGAATCAGGTGCTGGAGTTCATGCTCGAGCGCCTGCGTGCCTATTACGCCGACAGCGGCGTGGCCCATGACACCTTCGATGCCGTACTGGCGCAGCGGCCGACGCAGCCACGCGATTTCGATGCCCGCGTGCGTGCCGTCACCACCTTCCGCAAGCTACCTGAGGCCGAGGCGCTGGCCGCCGCCAACAAGCGCATCGCCAACATCCTGCGTCAGGCCGGCGGTGAGATCACCGCCGGCATCGATAAGGCCCGGCTGTTGGATACGGCGGAGAAGGCCCTGGCCGACCAGGTCGAGGCCATGGCCGGCAAGGTCGCGCCGCTGTTCGTCCAGCGCAATTACACCGAGGCTTTGTGCCAGTTGGCCGGGCTGCGAGGCGCGGTGGATGCCTTCTTCGATCAAGTGATGGTCATGGCCGAAGACGAAACCGTGCGCAACAACCGCCTCGCCTTGCTCAAGCGTCTCTCCGACCTGTTCCTCCAGGCCGCCGATCTGTCACGCTTGCAGGGCTGA
- the glyQ gene encoding glycine--tRNA ligase subunit alpha, whose translation MKKTARDVSTFQGLILALQEYWAEQGCVILQPYDMEVGAGTFHPATFLRAIGPEPWSAAYVQPSRRPADGRYGENPNRLQHYYQFQVVIKPSPLDIQELYLGSLRMLGLDTLVHDIRFVEDNWESPTLGAWGLGWEVWLNGMEVTQFTYFQQVGGLECRPVTGEITYGLERIAMYLQGVESVFDLVWTDGPLGKVTYGDVFHQNEVEMSAFNFEHADVDTLFRHFDFYEGQSQSLIEKGLPLPAYEMVLKTSHTFNLLDARKAISVTERQRYILRVRQLARAVAQAYYDRREALGFPMLANKGEAA comes from the coding sequence TTGCAGGAGTATTGGGCCGAGCAGGGCTGTGTCATTCTCCAGCCCTACGACATGGAAGTGGGCGCCGGCACCTTCCATCCGGCGACCTTCTTGCGCGCCATCGGCCCCGAGCCGTGGAGCGCCGCCTACGTGCAGCCCTCGCGGCGCCCGGCCGACGGCCGCTACGGCGAGAATCCCAACCGCCTGCAGCACTATTACCAGTTCCAGGTGGTGATCAAGCCCTCGCCGCTGGATATCCAGGAACTGTATCTGGGCTCGTTGCGCATGCTGGGGCTGGATACCCTGGTGCACGACATCCGTTTCGTCGAGGACAACTGGGAATCACCCACCCTCGGCGCCTGGGGCCTGGGCTGGGAGGTGTGGCTCAACGGCATGGAGGTCACCCAGTTCACCTATTTCCAGCAGGTGGGCGGCCTGGAGTGCCGGCCGGTCACCGGCGAGATCACCTACGGCCTGGAACGCATCGCCATGTACCTGCAGGGCGTGGAAAGCGTTTTCGACCTGGTGTGGACCGACGGCCCGCTGGGCAAGGTCACCTACGGCGACGTGTTCCACCAGAACGAGGTGGAGATGTCGGCCTTCAACTTCGAGCACGCCGATGTCGATACCCTGTTCCGGCATTTCGACTTCTACGAAGGGCAGAGCCAGAGCCTGATCGAAAAAGGCCTGCCGCTGCCGGCCTATGAAATGGTGCTCAAGACCTCCCACACCTTCAACCTGCTGGACGCCCGCAAGGCCATTTCCGTCACCGAACGCCAGCGCTACATCCTGCGCGTGCGCCAACTGGCCCGCGCCGTGGCACAGGCCTATTACGACCGCCGCGAGGCACTGGGCTTCCCGATGCTGGCCAACAAGGGGGAGGCGGCATAA